One segment of Meriones unguiculatus strain TT.TT164.6M chromosome X, Bangor_MerUng_6.1, whole genome shotgun sequence DNA contains the following:
- the LOC110543340 gene encoding cyclin-D-binding Myb-like transcription factor 1, which produces MNTFEEVSEVVTVEIVSSVLLTEDTERNLLLCLQNEADEMESPTESRNKRPCLSSEVDSTLCMPAVVFQLPETEQSFDLITTTATEVADEELTGGTMMQFQILQNDEPNEVFPQANEEQSIASEAWFTGKEEKDTLTKQEHKWKQGMWSKEETDILMSNIERYMMEHGVKNPAEIIFKMAKRKRKDFYKTISLGLNRPLFSVYRRVVRMYDQRNHVGKYSPEEIEKLKELWRKHGNDWITIGAALGRSPSSVKDRFRLMKNACKAGKWTEEEEQILGDVVHELTCTEMGEKVTQGVCWATVAERVGTRSAKQCRAKWLNYLNWKQTGGTEWTRRDEVTLIHRLAELDVADENEIHWDQLANGWKSVRSPQWLRSKWWTIKRQITNHKDFAFPILVKCLQQVYESQNASLRFWENASACEVSDSNLGISIQQVPFGATGVEDNDTSICPVPMAGMQITLQVVSSSSTDYPAAIVNSETITLLTGPQ; this is translated from the coding sequence ATGAATACATTTGAAGAGGTATCAGAGGTAGTGACGGTAGAAATAGTGAGCTCTGTCTTACTTACTGAGGACACAGAGAGGAACCTTCTTCTTTGCCTTCAGAATGAAGCTGATGAAATGGAAAGTCCTACTGAATCTCGGAATAAAAGGCCTTGTTTGTCTTCTGAGGTTGATTCTACTCTTTGCATGCCAGCTGTTGTATTCCAACTACCAGAAACGGAGCAGAGCTTTGACTTAATCACAACCACAGCCACAGAGGTGGCAGATGAAGAGCTTACTGGGGGAACTATGATGCAATTCCAGATTTTACAAAATGATGAACCAAATGAAGTTTTCCCCCAGGCTAATGAGGAACAGTCAATAGCTAGCGAAGCATGGTTCACAGGTAAGGAAGAGAAGgatactctaaccaaacaagAGCATAAATGGAAACAAGGGATGTGGTCCAAAGAAGAAACAGATATTTTGATGAGCAATATTGAACGGTATATGATGGAACATGGAGTAAAGAATCCtgcagaaataatttttaagatggCAAAACGTAAAAGAAAAGATTTCTACAAGACTATATCATTGGGTCTGAATCGGCCTTTGTTTTCAGTCTATAGAAGAGTGGTCCGAATGTATGACCAGAGAAATCACGTGGGAAAGTACAGCCCTGAAGAAATTGAGAAGCTCAAGGAGCTCTGGCGGAAGCATGGCAATGACTGGATAACAATAGGGGCTGCCCTGGGAAGAAGTCCATCTTCTGTCAAAGACAGATTTCGGCTGATGAAGAATGCTTGCAAGGCAGGGAAATGGACCGAAGAAGAAGAACAGATTCTCGGGGATGTGGTTCATGAATTGACATGCActgagatgggagagaaagtAACCCAGGGTGTGTGTTGGGCAACCGTGGCTGAAAGAGTGGGTACCCGCTCAGCAAAGCAGTGTCGTGCTAAATGGCTCAACTACCTGAACTGGAAACAGACTGGAGGTACTGAGTGGACAAGAAGAGATGAAGTCACTCTCATCCACAGGCTAGCAGAGCTTGATGTAGCGGATGAAAATGAAATTCACTGGGATCAATTAGCTAACGGATGGAAAAGTGTTCGTTCACCACAATGGCTTCGAAGTAAATGGTGGACCATCAAAAGGCAAATTACAAACCACAAGGACTTTGCATTCCCAATCCTAGTAAAATGTCTTCAACAAGTATATGAGAGCCAAAATGCCAGCCTCAGGTTTTGGGAGAATGCATCAGCATGTGAAGTATCAGACAGCAATCTTGGTATCAGTATTCAGCAAGTCCCCTTTGGAGCCACAGGTGTAGAAGATAATGATACATCCATCTGTCCAGTCCCCATGGCAGGAATGCAAATTACACTCCAGGTTGTCTCCAGTTCCTCAACAGATTATCCTGCTGCTATTGTTAACTCAGAAACCATAACTCTGCTGACTGGACCACAGTAG